A single Ptiloglossa arizonensis isolate GNS036 chromosome 2, iyPtiAriz1_principal, whole genome shotgun sequence DNA region contains:
- the Colt gene encoding carnitine/acylcarnitine carrier protein colt, mitochondrial isoform X1, which translates to MSDQGSPIKYFLSGGFGGICTVIAGHPLDTIKVRLQTMPLPGPNEVALYKGTLDCAKKTITREGIRGLYKGMGAPLCGVAPIFAISFYGFGLGKQLIRKTDDEQLTPLKLFYAGAFSGIFTTFIMAPGERIKCLLQIQQSDAKPKYKGPIDCVKQLYKLGGIRSIYKGTCATLLRDIPASGMYFMTYEYLKTLMTPEGGKIGIVNTIIAGGLAGIANWVVGMPPDVLKSRLQSAPDGTYKRGIRDVFIILMKEEGPKALYKGCTPVMLRAFPANAACFLGFEIAMNFLNLVVPNL; encoded by the exons ATGTCGGATCAAGGAAGtccaattaaatatttcttaagtGGAGGATTCGGTGGAATATGTACCGTAATTGCAGGACATCCTTTGGATACGATAAAA GTTCGTCTTCAAACTATGCCTTTGCCTGGTCCAAATGAGGTAGCTTTATATAAAGGAACATTGGACTGTGCTAAGAAAACAATAACAAGAGAAGGAATACGTGGTTtatacaaag GTATGGGTGCACCTTTGTGTGGTGTAGCTCCAATATTTGCTATAAGCTTTTATGGATTTGGTCTTGGCAAGCAATTGATAAGAAAGACTGATGATGAACAATTAACacctttaaaattattttatgctgGTGCATTCAGTGGTATCTTTACAACTTTTATAATGGCACCTGGTGAAAGAATAAAATGTCTTCTACAGATACAACAAAGTGATGCAAAACCAAAGTACAAAGGTCCTATTGATTGTGTAAAACAACTTTATAAATTAGGGGGAATAAGAAGTATTTATAAAGGTACCTGTGCTACCCTTTTGAGAG ATATTCCTGCTAGTGGAATGTATTTTATGAcatatgaatatttaaaaacattaatGACTCCAGAGGGAGGAAAAATCGGAATAGTTAATACAATTATAGCTGGTGGTTTAGCTGGTATTGCAAATTGGGTTGTTGGAATGCCACCTGATGTGTTAAAAAGTCGTCTTCAAAGTG CTCCAGATGGTACTTACAAACGTGGAATTCGAGATGTCtttataattttaatgaaagAAGAGGGTCCAAAAGCTTTATACAAAGGATGTACACCTGTGATGCTTCGTGCTTTTCCAGCAAATGCAGCATGTTTCCTTGGATTTGAAATTGCtatgaatttcttgaatttgGTAGTACCTAACTTATAA
- the Colt gene encoding carnitine/acylcarnitine carrier protein colt, mitochondrial isoform X2, with the protein MSDQGSPIKYFLSGGFGGICTVIAGHPLDTIKVRLQTMPLPGPNEVALYKGTLDCAKKTITREGIRGLYKGMGAPLCGVAPIFAISFYGFGLGKQLIRKTDDEQLTPLKLFYAGAFSGIFTTFIMAPGERIKCLLQIQQSDAKPKYKGPIDCVKQLYKLGGIRSIYKGTCATLLRDIPASGMYFMTYEYLKTLMTPEGGKIGIVNTIIAGGLAGIANWVVGMPPDVLKSRLQSAPDGTYKRGIRDVFIILMKEEGPKALYKGCTPVMLRAFPANAACFLGFEIAMNFLNLLVN; encoded by the exons ATGTCGGATCAAGGAAGtccaattaaatatttcttaagtGGAGGATTCGGTGGAATATGTACCGTAATTGCAGGACATCCTTTGGATACGATAAAA GTTCGTCTTCAAACTATGCCTTTGCCTGGTCCAAATGAGGTAGCTTTATATAAAGGAACATTGGACTGTGCTAAGAAAACAATAACAAGAGAAGGAATACGTGGTTtatacaaag GTATGGGTGCACCTTTGTGTGGTGTAGCTCCAATATTTGCTATAAGCTTTTATGGATTTGGTCTTGGCAAGCAATTGATAAGAAAGACTGATGATGAACAATTAACacctttaaaattattttatgctgGTGCATTCAGTGGTATCTTTACAACTTTTATAATGGCACCTGGTGAAAGAATAAAATGTCTTCTACAGATACAACAAAGTGATGCAAAACCAAAGTACAAAGGTCCTATTGATTGTGTAAAACAACTTTATAAATTAGGGGGAATAAGAAGTATTTATAAAGGTACCTGTGCTACCCTTTTGAGAG ATATTCCTGCTAGTGGAATGTATTTTATGAcatatgaatatttaaaaacattaatGACTCCAGAGGGAGGAAAAATCGGAATAGTTAATACAATTATAGCTGGTGGTTTAGCTGGTATTGCAAATTGGGTTGTTGGAATGCCACCTGATGTGTTAAAAAGTCGTCTTCAAAGTG CTCCAGATGGTACTTACAAACGTGGAATTCGAGATGTCtttataattttaatgaaagAAGAGGGTCCAAAAGCTTTATACAAAGGATGTACACCTGTGATGCTTCGTGCTTTTCCAGCAAATGCAGCATGTTTCCTTGGATTTGAAATTGCtatgaatttcttgaatttg
- the Colt gene encoding carnitine/acylcarnitine carrier protein colt, mitochondrial isoform X3 has translation MPLPGPNEVALYKGTLDCAKKTITREGIRGLYKGMGAPLCGVAPIFAISFYGFGLGKQLIRKTDDEQLTPLKLFYAGAFSGIFTTFIMAPGERIKCLLQIQQSDAKPKYKGPIDCVKQLYKLGGIRSIYKGTCATLLRDIPASGMYFMTYEYLKTLMTPEGGKIGIVNTIIAGGLAGIANWVVGMPPDVLKSRLQSAPDGTYKRGIRDVFIILMKEEGPKALYKGCTPVMLRAFPANAACFLGFEIAMNFLNLVVPNL, from the exons ATGCCTTTGCCTGGTCCAAATGAGGTAGCTTTATATAAAGGAACATTGGACTGTGCTAAGAAAACAATAACAAGAGAAGGAATACGTGGTTtatacaaag GTATGGGTGCACCTTTGTGTGGTGTAGCTCCAATATTTGCTATAAGCTTTTATGGATTTGGTCTTGGCAAGCAATTGATAAGAAAGACTGATGATGAACAATTAACacctttaaaattattttatgctgGTGCATTCAGTGGTATCTTTACAACTTTTATAATGGCACCTGGTGAAAGAATAAAATGTCTTCTACAGATACAACAAAGTGATGCAAAACCAAAGTACAAAGGTCCTATTGATTGTGTAAAACAACTTTATAAATTAGGGGGAATAAGAAGTATTTATAAAGGTACCTGTGCTACCCTTTTGAGAG ATATTCCTGCTAGTGGAATGTATTTTATGAcatatgaatatttaaaaacattaatGACTCCAGAGGGAGGAAAAATCGGAATAGTTAATACAATTATAGCTGGTGGTTTAGCTGGTATTGCAAATTGGGTTGTTGGAATGCCACCTGATGTGTTAAAAAGTCGTCTTCAAAGTG CTCCAGATGGTACTTACAAACGTGGAATTCGAGATGTCtttataattttaatgaaagAAGAGGGTCCAAAAGCTTTATACAAAGGATGTACACCTGTGATGCTTCGTGCTTTTCCAGCAAATGCAGCATGTTTCCTTGGATTTGAAATTGCtatgaatttcttgaatttgGTAGTACCTAACTTATAA
- the LOC143143909 gene encoding uncharacterized protein LOC143143909 isoform X1 — MTVTLIFIVTLLNECFGQIIDIGGVWEVKCPQGCSCEVQRFADLPLHRWIRTSQDQNFSNDADFELGLNMDHTMITEFLKVAICVVAEDYEELLDKLPSDIQIFTILESGIGDFEILLQSTTFQRFTDLISLDIQGIDYNEPGRKDLSNEQKKQGGIILSVDSLYSLGFNLLYLNLERVKLTSLSATKKNKANLVIKPINTVTDDENRNKQLLNTGHRLIFLSQQNSGESDDKEILPYDIYKQEMEGYKETVGLFTGLGALTHLRVYDCALKDISWHMFDGLNSLVHLSLEKNNLKFIPEFCFYGTPNLKVLSLASNQLLTLKSVDLAGLLMLKDLDLRGNNLTFLSELSFPPFPMLKFADFRENPLDSVFPSTFEIMNTTLKLYLGGEDSKLYLQKNSFLGLRQLQILHLYNLEIPVLERFALQGMPELLELKARGNISSIEFDAFVDLIKLLELDLSYCHIRKISMDAFYGLENVKHIDLSNNELEFIPPGLFGVQQQKELKEIILSKNKLTSLPLDFFKMLRVANKQSQLAIIRLDGNPWDCTCSMTTWNPQLVNRLRETAPRCSTPKRLRNWGVFHALRKGGLQCRNLKRRHLKKSSMEKNYYEDNNIIS; from the exons ATGACTGtgacattaatttttattgtcaCTTTGCTG AACGAGTGCTTTGGGCAAATAATCGATATCGGCGGTGTTTGGGAAGTAAAATGTCCACAAGGATGTTCTTGTGAGGTTCAGAGATTCGCAGATTTGCCTTTACATCGATGGATTCGAACGAGTCAAGATCAG AACTTCTCCAATGATGCTGATTTCGAACTTGGTTTAAACATGGATCACACTATGATTACGGAATTTTTGAAAGTAGCAATCTGTGTTGTTGCTGAAGATTATGAAGAACTTTTAGATAAACTTCCCTCGGATATACAG ATTTTTACAATACTTGAGTCTGGCATAGGAGACTTTGAAATTCTTTTACAATCTACAACATTTCAGCGTTTTACAGATTTAATATCCTTAGATATACAAGGCATTGATTACAATGAACCAGGACGGAAGGATTTAAGTAATGAACAAAAGAAACAAGGTGGAATCATACTATCTGTTGATTCTTTGTATTCATTAGGTTTTAATCTTCTTTACTTGAACTTGGAAAGAGTCAAATTAACCAGTTTGAgtgcaacaaaaaaaaacaaagccaACCTTGTAATTAAGCCAATAAATACAGTAACTGATGACGAGAATAGGAACAAGCAATTGCTAAATACAGGACACAGATTGATATTTCTAAGTCAACAGAATAGTGGAGAAAGTGATGATAAGGAAATACTTCCTTACGATATTTATAAGCAAGAAATGGAAGGTTATAAAGAAACTGTTGGACTTTTCACTGGTTTAGGAGCTTTAACCCACTTAAGAGTTTATGATTGTGCTTTGAAAGATATATCATGGCATATGTTCGATGGTTTAAATAGTCTTGTTCATCTCTCGTTAGAAAAAAACAACTTGAAATTTATTCCAGAATTTTGCTTTTATGGTACACCTAATTTGAAAGTGCTTTCACTTGCAAGCAATCAGTTACTGACACTTAAAAGTGTTGATTTAGCTGGTTTACTAATGCTCAAAGATCTTGATTTAAGAGGGAATAATTTAACTTTCTTGTCAGAATTATCTTTTCCCCCCTTTCCTATGTTAAAGTTTGcagattttcgagaaaatcctttggaTTCTGTATTTCCAAG TACTTTTGAAATTATGAATACAACACTTAAGCTATATCTGGGCGGTGAGGATTCAAAACTATATTTGCAGAAGAATTCTTTTCTGGGACTACGTCAACTTCAAATCCTACACCTGTACAATCTGGAAATACCTGTATTGGAACGTTTTGCACTTCAAGGAATGCCAGAGTTATTAGAATTAAAAGCACGTGGCAATATATCAAGTATAGAGTTTGATGCATTTGTTGATTTAATCAAATTGCTGGAGCTTGATTTGAGTTACTGTCACATTCGTAAGATATCCATGGATGCTTTTTATGGATTAGAAAATGTTAAGCATATAGATTTATCTAATAATGAGTTAGAATTTATTCCACCTGGCCTATTTGGAGTGCAACAACAAAAGGAGCTTAAGGAGATCATACTTTCAAAAAATAAACTAACTTCATTACCTTTGGATTTTTTCAAAATGTTGCGGGTTGCAAATAAACAATCACAATTAGCAATTATAAGATTGGATGGAAATCCATGGGACTGTACTTGCTCCATGACTACATGGAATCCTCAATTG GTAAATAGATTACGAGAAACAGCACCAAGATGCTCAACACCAAAAAGGTTGCGAAACTGGGGAGTTTTCCATGCATTACGCAAAGGTGGTTTACAATGTAGGAATTTAAAGAGaagacatttaaaaaaatcttcaaTGGAAAAAAACTATTACGAAGATAACAATATTATCAGTTAG
- the LOC143143909 gene encoding uncharacterized protein LOC143143909 isoform X3: MDSNESRSAICVVAEDYEELLDKLPSDIQIFTILESGIGDFEILLQSTTFQRFTDLISLDIQGIDYNEPGRKDLSNEQKKQGGIILSVDSLYSLGFNLLYLNLERVKLTSLSATKKNKANLVIKPINTVTDDENRNKQLLNTGHRLIFLSQQNSGESDDKEILPYDIYKQEMEGYKETVGLFTGLGALTHLRVYDCALKDISWHMFDGLNSLVHLSLEKNNLKFIPEFCFYGTPNLKVLSLASNQLLTLKSVDLAGLLMLKDLDLRGNNLTFLSELSFPPFPMLKFADFRENPLDSVFPSTFEIMNTTLKLYLGGEDSKLYLQKNSFLGLRQLQILHLYNLEIPVLERFALQGMPELLELKARGNISSIEFDAFVDLIKLLELDLSYCHIRKISMDAFYGLENVKHIDLSNNELEFIPPGLFGVQQQKELKEIILSKNKLTSLPLDFFKMLRVANKQSQLAIIRLDGNPWDCTCSMTTWNPQLVNRLRETAPRCSTPKRLRNWGVFHALRKGGLQCRNLKRRHLKKSSMEKNYYEDNNIIS; this comes from the exons ATGGATTCGAACGAGTCAAGATCAG CAATCTGTGTTGTTGCTGAAGATTATGAAGAACTTTTAGATAAACTTCCCTCGGATATACAG ATTTTTACAATACTTGAGTCTGGCATAGGAGACTTTGAAATTCTTTTACAATCTACAACATTTCAGCGTTTTACAGATTTAATATCCTTAGATATACAAGGCATTGATTACAATGAACCAGGACGGAAGGATTTAAGTAATGAACAAAAGAAACAAGGTGGAATCATACTATCTGTTGATTCTTTGTATTCATTAGGTTTTAATCTTCTTTACTTGAACTTGGAAAGAGTCAAATTAACCAGTTTGAgtgcaacaaaaaaaaacaaagccaACCTTGTAATTAAGCCAATAAATACAGTAACTGATGACGAGAATAGGAACAAGCAATTGCTAAATACAGGACACAGATTGATATTTCTAAGTCAACAGAATAGTGGAGAAAGTGATGATAAGGAAATACTTCCTTACGATATTTATAAGCAAGAAATGGAAGGTTATAAAGAAACTGTTGGACTTTTCACTGGTTTAGGAGCTTTAACCCACTTAAGAGTTTATGATTGTGCTTTGAAAGATATATCATGGCATATGTTCGATGGTTTAAATAGTCTTGTTCATCTCTCGTTAGAAAAAAACAACTTGAAATTTATTCCAGAATTTTGCTTTTATGGTACACCTAATTTGAAAGTGCTTTCACTTGCAAGCAATCAGTTACTGACACTTAAAAGTGTTGATTTAGCTGGTTTACTAATGCTCAAAGATCTTGATTTAAGAGGGAATAATTTAACTTTCTTGTCAGAATTATCTTTTCCCCCCTTTCCTATGTTAAAGTTTGcagattttcgagaaaatcctttggaTTCTGTATTTCCAAG TACTTTTGAAATTATGAATACAACACTTAAGCTATATCTGGGCGGTGAGGATTCAAAACTATATTTGCAGAAGAATTCTTTTCTGGGACTACGTCAACTTCAAATCCTACACCTGTACAATCTGGAAATACCTGTATTGGAACGTTTTGCACTTCAAGGAATGCCAGAGTTATTAGAATTAAAAGCACGTGGCAATATATCAAGTATAGAGTTTGATGCATTTGTTGATTTAATCAAATTGCTGGAGCTTGATTTGAGTTACTGTCACATTCGTAAGATATCCATGGATGCTTTTTATGGATTAGAAAATGTTAAGCATATAGATTTATCTAATAATGAGTTAGAATTTATTCCACCTGGCCTATTTGGAGTGCAACAACAAAAGGAGCTTAAGGAGATCATACTTTCAAAAAATAAACTAACTTCATTACCTTTGGATTTTTTCAAAATGTTGCGGGTTGCAAATAAACAATCACAATTAGCAATTATAAGATTGGATGGAAATCCATGGGACTGTACTTGCTCCATGACTACATGGAATCCTCAATTG GTAAATAGATTACGAGAAACAGCACCAAGATGCTCAACACCAAAAAGGTTGCGAAACTGGGGAGTTTTCCATGCATTACGCAAAGGTGGTTTACAATGTAGGAATTTAAAGAGaagacatttaaaaaaatcttcaaTGGAAAAAAACTATTACGAAGATAACAATATTATCAGTTAG
- the LOC143143909 gene encoding uncharacterized protein LOC143143909 isoform X2, with protein MDHTMITEFLKVAICVVAEDYEELLDKLPSDIQIFTILESGIGDFEILLQSTTFQRFTDLISLDIQGIDYNEPGRKDLSNEQKKQGGIILSVDSLYSLGFNLLYLNLERVKLTSLSATKKNKANLVIKPINTVTDDENRNKQLLNTGHRLIFLSQQNSGESDDKEILPYDIYKQEMEGYKETVGLFTGLGALTHLRVYDCALKDISWHMFDGLNSLVHLSLEKNNLKFIPEFCFYGTPNLKVLSLASNQLLTLKSVDLAGLLMLKDLDLRGNNLTFLSELSFPPFPMLKFADFRENPLDSVFPSTFEIMNTTLKLYLGGEDSKLYLQKNSFLGLRQLQILHLYNLEIPVLERFALQGMPELLELKARGNISSIEFDAFVDLIKLLELDLSYCHIRKISMDAFYGLENVKHIDLSNNELEFIPPGLFGVQQQKELKEIILSKNKLTSLPLDFFKMLRVANKQSQLAIIRLDGNPWDCTCSMTTWNPQLVNRLRETAPRCSTPKRLRNWGVFHALRKGGLQCRNLKRRHLKKSSMEKNYYEDNNIIS; from the exons ATGGATCACACTATGATTACGGAATTTTTGAAAGTAGCAATCTGTGTTGTTGCTGAAGATTATGAAGAACTTTTAGATAAACTTCCCTCGGATATACAG ATTTTTACAATACTTGAGTCTGGCATAGGAGACTTTGAAATTCTTTTACAATCTACAACATTTCAGCGTTTTACAGATTTAATATCCTTAGATATACAAGGCATTGATTACAATGAACCAGGACGGAAGGATTTAAGTAATGAACAAAAGAAACAAGGTGGAATCATACTATCTGTTGATTCTTTGTATTCATTAGGTTTTAATCTTCTTTACTTGAACTTGGAAAGAGTCAAATTAACCAGTTTGAgtgcaacaaaaaaaaacaaagccaACCTTGTAATTAAGCCAATAAATACAGTAACTGATGACGAGAATAGGAACAAGCAATTGCTAAATACAGGACACAGATTGATATTTCTAAGTCAACAGAATAGTGGAGAAAGTGATGATAAGGAAATACTTCCTTACGATATTTATAAGCAAGAAATGGAAGGTTATAAAGAAACTGTTGGACTTTTCACTGGTTTAGGAGCTTTAACCCACTTAAGAGTTTATGATTGTGCTTTGAAAGATATATCATGGCATATGTTCGATGGTTTAAATAGTCTTGTTCATCTCTCGTTAGAAAAAAACAACTTGAAATTTATTCCAGAATTTTGCTTTTATGGTACACCTAATTTGAAAGTGCTTTCACTTGCAAGCAATCAGTTACTGACACTTAAAAGTGTTGATTTAGCTGGTTTACTAATGCTCAAAGATCTTGATTTAAGAGGGAATAATTTAACTTTCTTGTCAGAATTATCTTTTCCCCCCTTTCCTATGTTAAAGTTTGcagattttcgagaaaatcctttggaTTCTGTATTTCCAAG TACTTTTGAAATTATGAATACAACACTTAAGCTATATCTGGGCGGTGAGGATTCAAAACTATATTTGCAGAAGAATTCTTTTCTGGGACTACGTCAACTTCAAATCCTACACCTGTACAATCTGGAAATACCTGTATTGGAACGTTTTGCACTTCAAGGAATGCCAGAGTTATTAGAATTAAAAGCACGTGGCAATATATCAAGTATAGAGTTTGATGCATTTGTTGATTTAATCAAATTGCTGGAGCTTGATTTGAGTTACTGTCACATTCGTAAGATATCCATGGATGCTTTTTATGGATTAGAAAATGTTAAGCATATAGATTTATCTAATAATGAGTTAGAATTTATTCCACCTGGCCTATTTGGAGTGCAACAACAAAAGGAGCTTAAGGAGATCATACTTTCAAAAAATAAACTAACTTCATTACCTTTGGATTTTTTCAAAATGTTGCGGGTTGCAAATAAACAATCACAATTAGCAATTATAAGATTGGATGGAAATCCATGGGACTGTACTTGCTCCATGACTACATGGAATCCTCAATTG GTAAATAGATTACGAGAAACAGCACCAAGATGCTCAACACCAAAAAGGTTGCGAAACTGGGGAGTTTTCCATGCATTACGCAAAGGTGGTTTACAATGTAGGAATTTAAAGAGaagacatttaaaaaaatcttcaaTGGAAAAAAACTATTACGAAGATAACAATATTATCAGTTAG